One window of the Chryseobacterium sp. CY350 genome contains the following:
- the asnS gene encoding asparagine--tRNA ligase translates to MKKQTIKEVLQDYKKVLHHDITVYGWVRTFRANRFIALNDGSTINNLQVVVDFENFDAEIISKISTASSLKVVGEVVESQGAGQAVEIIAKKIIILGDNFTEERDKTILQPKKHSLEVLREQAHLRFRTNLFGAVFRVRHAVSFAIHSFFNQNQFFYINTPIVTGADAEGAGEMFGVTNFDLNNIPRDEQGDIDFAQDFFGKKTNLTVSGQLEGETAAMGLGRIYTFGPTFRAENSNTTRHLAEFWMIEPEVAFNNLEDNIDLAEDFLKYVIQYVLDNCKDDLEFLDKRFEEEQKSKPEKERAKEGLIEKLENVIAKRFKRVSYTEAIEILLNSKENKKGKFAYPIEEWGADLQSEHERFLVEKHFECPVVLFDYPKEIKAFYMKLNDDNKTVAAMDVLFPGIGEIIGGSEREARLDVLKSKMAEMHVDEHELWWYLDTRKFGSVPHAGFGLGLERLVLFVTGMTNIRDVIPFPRTPKNAEF, encoded by the coding sequence ATGAAAAAGCAGACGATTAAAGAAGTCCTACAGGATTACAAAAAAGTACTACATCATGACATTACAGTTTACGGTTGGGTAAGAACTTTCCGTGCAAACCGCTTTATTGCGCTTAATGATGGTTCTACTATTAATAATTTGCAGGTTGTTGTTGATTTCGAAAATTTCGATGCTGAGATCATCAGTAAAATAAGTACAGCTTCTTCTTTGAAAGTTGTTGGTGAAGTGGTAGAAAGCCAGGGAGCCGGACAAGCCGTAGAAATTATCGCAAAAAAAATCATCATTTTGGGCGATAACTTTACAGAAGAAAGAGACAAAACGATTCTTCAACCAAAAAAACATTCACTGGAAGTGTTGAGAGAGCAGGCGCATTTAAGATTCAGAACCAATTTATTTGGGGCTGTTTTCAGAGTACGTCATGCAGTGAGTTTTGCGATTCACTCATTTTTCAACCAAAACCAATTCTTTTACATCAACACTCCCATTGTTACCGGTGCAGATGCAGAAGGTGCAGGTGAAATGTTTGGAGTAACCAACTTTGATTTAAATAATATTCCAAGAGACGAACAGGGAGATATCGATTTTGCTCAGGATTTCTTTGGTAAAAAAACCAACTTAACGGTTTCCGGACAGCTTGAAGGTGAAACTGCTGCAATGGGATTGGGAAGAATATACACTTTCGGACCCACTTTCCGTGCGGAAAACTCAAATACAACGCGTCACTTAGCAGAATTTTGGATGATCGAGCCTGAAGTTGCCTTCAACAATCTTGAAGATAACATCGATTTGGCAGAAGATTTCTTAAAATATGTGATTCAATACGTTTTAGACAACTGTAAAGATGATCTTGAATTTTTAGATAAGCGTTTTGAAGAAGAACAAAAATCAAAACCTGAAAAAGAAAGAGCCAAGGAAGGTTTGATCGAAAAACTAGAAAATGTAATTGCAAAACGTTTCAAAAGAGTTTCTTACACAGAAGCAATTGAGATTTTATTAAATTCAAAAGAAAATAAAAAAGGAAAATTTGCTTATCCGATCGAGGAGTGGGGAGCAGATTTGCAGTCTGAACACGAAAGATTCTTGGTAGAAAAGCATTTTGAATGTCCAGTAGTTCTTTTCGATTATCCAAAAGAAATCAAAGCATTCTATATGAAGCTGAATGATGACAACAAAACCGTTGCCGCGATGGACGTTCTCTTCCCGGGAATCGGTGAGATTATTGGCGGATCAGAAAGAGAAGCACGATTAGATGTTCTCAAAAGCAAAATGGCAGAAATGCACGTAGACGAGCACGAACTTTGGTGGTATCTTGATACAAGAAAATTCGGATCCGTTCCTCATGCCGGTTTCGGTTTAGGACTGGAGCGTTTGGTTTTATTTGTGACAGGAATGACCAATATTCGTGATGTGATTCCTTTCCCGAGAACTCCAAAGAATGCAGAATTTTAA
- a CDS encoding CDP-alcohol phosphatidyltransferase family protein, which produces MKNTPYLLIAIRFLLAPVIFFLAYLKGEESRFLILTLMFIGLLTDIFDGIIARKIGVSTEKLRRLDSQVDLVFWLSLGFATYFLNTELIKIHWLSITVIFIMEALCYIISILKFGKETCTHAWLSKLWGLSLLITFTYLIGFQQTGRAFQLALILGVISHIDVIFIILILPNWQYDVPSCYHAWNIRKGKQRKKTTLFN; this is translated from the coding sequence ATGAAAAATACACCTTACCTATTAATAGCAATCCGTTTTCTTCTTGCACCAGTGATTTTCTTTTTAGCCTATTTAAAAGGTGAAGAATCCAGATTTTTAATTTTAACCTTAATGTTTATTGGGTTGCTTACAGATATTTTTGACGGAATCATTGCAAGAAAAATCGGTGTCTCCACAGAAAAATTGAGAAGACTCGACAGTCAGGTTGATTTAGTTTTTTGGCTCTCGTTAGGATTTGCAACTTACTTTCTTAATACCGAATTAATAAAAATCCATTGGCTAAGTATAACGGTAATTTTCATCATGGAAGCTTTATGTTATATTATTAGCATCTTAAAATTCGGAAAAGAAACCTGTACTCATGCTTGGCTTTCAAAATTGTGGGGTTTGAGTTTACTCATTACATTCACTTATTTAATAGGATTTCAACAGACTGGTCGGGCATTTCAATTAGCGTTAATTTTAGGGGTTATTTCTCATATTGATGTTATTTTTATTATTTTGATTCTTCCTAATTGGCAATATGATGTCCCAAGTTGTTACCACGCATGGAATATCAGAAAAGGAAAGCAGAGGAAAAAAACTACACTTTTCAATTAA
- a CDS encoding helix-turn-helix domain-containing protein yields the protein MNQETLLKQIRKKIGHKSLNDEIANILNISYDSAHRRTSMKAKFSFEEAIELAKYYQISLDKFLGTENQLVVKRTKPVKTQEDLLYFFESSLQILDVFQNINQSKVYYSAKDIPFFYTISNTILSRFKFYVWMNLLNEDKFLCSFEDFDLPYYSPKNEMLKDLYENQNVTEVWNDTTIMSILMQISFYSEMGLLKYKDIELILDEVRYVLQKIEFKIQNKPDFNFYVNDLVILSNNILFKNEYQSSFFIPFNMFGYMMTNDENTCNDTLVYFEHEIKNSKSLNTSGNRERKIFFNRMYKQIDDLQAKLKS from the coding sequence ATGAATCAGGAAACTCTACTCAAACAAATCAGAAAGAAAATCGGACATAAATCGTTGAATGATGAGATCGCCAATATCCTTAACATTAGTTATGATTCGGCGCACCGCAGAACTTCAATGAAAGCAAAATTCAGTTTTGAGGAAGCAATAGAATTAGCAAAATATTACCAGATTTCACTAGATAAGTTCTTGGGAACGGAAAACCAATTGGTGGTTAAAAGAACAAAACCCGTAAAAACCCAAGAAGATCTGTTGTATTTTTTTGAAAGTTCGCTACAGATTCTGGATGTCTTTCAGAATATCAATCAATCGAAAGTTTATTATTCTGCGAAAGATATTCCGTTTTTTTATACAATTTCGAATACAATTTTATCTCGCTTTAAATTTTATGTCTGGATGAATCTGTTGAACGAAGATAAATTCCTCTGTTCGTTTGAAGATTTTGATCTCCCATACTATTCGCCAAAAAATGAAATGCTGAAAGATTTGTATGAAAATCAAAACGTAACGGAAGTCTGGAACGACACAACCATCATGAGCATTCTCATGCAGATTTCTTTTTATTCTGAAATGGGACTTTTAAAATATAAAGATATTGAGTTAATTTTGGATGAAGTGAGATATGTTCTTCAAAAAATTGAATTTAAAATTCAAAATAAACCTGATTTTAATTTCTACGTGAACGATCTGGTGATTTTAAGCAATAATATTTTGTTTAAAAATGAATATCAATCTTCGTTTTTTATTCCTTTTAATATGTTTGGGTATATGATGACGAACGATGAGAATACTTGCAATGACACATTGGTTTATTTTGAGCACGAAATCAAAAATTCAAAATCGCTGAATACTTCCGGAAACAGAGAGAGAAAAATATTTTTTAACAGGATGTATAAACAAATTGATGACTTACAGGCAAAGCTCAAAAGTTAA
- a CDS encoding GlcG/HbpS family heme-binding protein, with product MNITLDQAQRIIAAAIEKSKQLGVKMNIAVMDSGVNLVAFAKMDDAWLGSIDIAQKKAKTARFFNMNTGEIGKLSQPGQPLYNIEHSNNGLITFPGGVLIKDSEGNIIGSIGVSGSTVDDDHEVASAGAAAL from the coding sequence ATGAATATTACATTAGATCAAGCCCAAAGAATAATTGCAGCTGCAATTGAAAAATCAAAACAGTTAGGTGTAAAAATGAATATTGCTGTAATGGACAGCGGAGTAAATCTCGTAGCATTTGCTAAAATGGATGATGCCTGGCTTGGATCCATTGATATTGCCCAGAAAAAGGCGAAGACGGCCAGATTTTTTAACATGAATACCGGCGAAATTGGAAAATTATCACAACCCGGACAACCTCTATACAATATTGAACACTCTAATAACGGACTGATAACTTTTCCTGGTGGAGTTCTGATAAAAGATTCTGAAGGAAATATTATTGGATCAATCGGGGTAAGCGGAAGTACCGTAGATGATGATCATGAAGTAGCCTCAGCCGGAGCAGCAGCTTTATGA
- the rimM gene encoding ribosome maturation factor RimM (Essential for efficient processing of 16S rRNA) produces MRKEDCYFLGKITRRHGLAGNVILKLDTDQPELYNKLESIFVEINGLLVPFFIEKSSWSKLDALNLAFKNSSEALVDQSLGKNVYLPLNTLPKLTGNQFYYHEVIGFEIMDQDNKDCGVIRSVNDQTAQNYFITNLYGKEVVIPMIKEWILEVNREERYIKIELPEGLIDVFLVPSKKDE; encoded by the coding sequence ATGCGTAAAGAAGATTGCTATTTTTTAGGAAAAATCACGCGCAGACACGGCCTTGCGGGAAACGTTATCCTTAAACTGGATACCGACCAGCCCGAGCTTTACAATAAATTGGAATCAATATTCGTAGAAATAAACGGATTATTGGTTCCTTTTTTTATTGAAAAATCATCTTGGAGCAAATTAGATGCTCTAAATCTGGCCTTCAAAAATTCTTCGGAAGCTTTGGTAGATCAATCTTTAGGTAAAAACGTTTACCTTCCATTAAATACATTGCCCAAACTTACCGGAAATCAGTTTTATTACCATGAAGTGATTGGTTTTGAGATTATGGATCAGGATAATAAAGACTGTGGAGTGATAAGATCTGTAAACGATCAGACCGCGCAGAACTATTTTATTACCAATCTATACGGAAAGGAAGTTGTAATCCCAATGATCAAAGAGTGGATTCTTGAGGTAAACAGGGAAGAAAGATATATCAAAATAGAACTTCCTGAAGGTTTGATTGATGTTTTCTTGGTTCCTTCTAAAAAAGACGAATAA
- a CDS encoding 30S ribosomal protein S16 — translation MSVKIRLQRHGSKGRPFFHIVVADARARRDGRFIEKLGTYNPITNPATIDLNVDSAVKWLNNGAQPTDTARAILSYKGVLYKKHLQGGVAKGAFDEAEAEKRFAAWVESKEQKVQGKVEGLSKAQSDAKQAAFDAETKVNEARIAAAAQVEADAKAAEEAANAPAEEVAEATEGETPAAETEENTEA, via the coding sequence ATGTCAGTAAAAATTAGATTACAAAGACACGGTTCAAAAGGGAGACCTTTTTTCCACATCGTAGTTGCAGATGCAAGAGCTAGAAGAGATGGTAGATTCATCGAAAAACTAGGTACTTACAACCCAATTACTAACCCTGCTACTATCGATTTGAACGTTGATTCTGCTGTAAAGTGGTTAAACAACGGTGCTCAGCCAACTGATACTGCAAGAGCTATTCTTTCTTACAAAGGGGTACTTTACAAAAAACACCTACAAGGTGGTGTTGCTAAAGGAGCTTTTGATGAGGCTGAAGCTGAAAAAAGATTCGCTGCTTGGGTAGAATCAAAAGAACAAAAAGTACAAGGTAAAGTAGAAGGTTTATCTAAAGCTCAGTCTGATGCTAAGCAAGCTGCTTTCGATGCTGAAACTAAAGTGAACGAAGCTAGAATTGCTGCTGCTGCACAAGTAGAAGCTGATGCTAAAGCTGCTGAAGAGGCTGCAAACGCACCTGCTGAAGAAGTTGCTGAAGCTACAGAAGGAGAAACTCCTGCTGCTGAAACTGAAGAAAACACTGAAGCTTAA
- a CDS encoding nitroreductase family protein, whose product MNKAEVLKEIIEQRRSIFPKDYSETEISQEIVDEILNSAKFAPNHKRTKPWRFKIFKGEEKAKLAVEMQEIYKSSQPEQLFLEKKYNDIGFKINKADAVVSIVVNFSGMVPEWEEISAVSMAVQNMYLTCTANGVGCYWSSPKIVDQLKESLTIEENQKCLGLFYMGLV is encoded by the coding sequence ATGAATAAAGCAGAAGTTTTAAAAGAAATCATAGAGCAAAGAAGAAGTATATTTCCTAAAGATTATTCTGAAACAGAAATTTCACAGGAAATTGTAGACGAGATTTTAAATTCGGCAAAGTTTGCTCCCAATCATAAACGTACAAAACCTTGGCGTTTTAAAATTTTCAAAGGTGAAGAAAAAGCTAAACTGGCTGTAGAAATGCAGGAAATTTATAAATCTTCACAACCCGAACAACTTTTCTTAGAGAAAAAATATAATGATATTGGTTTTAAAATCAATAAAGCGGATGCTGTAGTTTCTATCGTTGTGAACTTCAGCGGGATGGTTCCTGAATGGGAAGAAATTTCTGCCGTTTCTATGGCAGTTCAGAATATGTACCTTACCTGTACCGCAAACGGAGTAGGGTGTTACTGGAGTTCACCAAAAATTGTAGATCAACTGAAAGAATCTTTAACGATCGAAGAAAACCAAAAATGTCTTGGGCTTTTCTATATGGGATTAGTTTAA